From the Paraflavitalea soli genome, the window CTCCCGACGAATGTCGGGACCTCGTTGCCTCGTATTTTAACTTTTCTTTCAAACAAAGCTGTTCCATTTAAACGGAACGGCTTTTATTTTGTAATAGAAGCGGTCGTAAATTGTAAATTACACTCTAACCCAATGTTTCAATGAAGTACAGTTTTGCCTGTATCCTTTTACTGCTCACGCTTTTTTCCCAGGCACAGCCACCTACCCCTTCTGCGCGGCCGAAGATAGGGGTAACACTCAGCGGCGGTGGAGCAAAAGGCCTGGCGCATATCGGCATCCTGAAAGCCATTGACTCGGCGGGGCTCAACGTGGATTATATCACCGGCACCAGCATGGGCAGTATCATCGGCAGTTTGTACGCGGTGGGTTATTCGGCTGATTCTATTGAAAAAATAGCCAGCAGCATTGACTGGGACCTGTTGCTCAGCAATCAATCCTCGCTGCGCAGCATCTTCATGGAAGAAAAAGAAGAGTATTCCAAATATGTGATCGAGCTTCCCTGGGTCAACCACCGGTTCCGCTTACCCAGCGGGGTATTGCAGGGGCAGGAACTATGGCTTAAATTCTCCGAACTGTTTTTCCCCGTTTACAACCAGAAGGATTTTTCCAACTTCAGCATTCCCTTCCGGTGTATTGGTACGGATGTAGGCACCGGCGAGGCGGTAGTCATGCACCAGGGTGAGATCATCAGCGCCATACGGTCGAGCATGGCCATCCCTTCGGTATTTACGGCCGTGGAATTCAATGGCAAAAAATTGATCGATGGTGGCCTGGTACGCAATTTCCCGGTAAAGGATGTAAAGGAGATGGGGGCCGATTTTGTGATCGGCAGCAATGTAGCCACGGGACTTATGCCATCGGAAAAAGTGCGCAATGCGCTCCAGATATTGCTGCAGGTAGCTTTTTTCCGCGAAGCGGAAGACAATAAAAAAGAAGTGGCGCAGTGTGATATCTATGTGCCTTTCAAAATGGAAAAGTTCACCATGGGCAGCTTTGGAGACTCCAAAGAGCTGATGGAACTGGGCATCGAAGAAGGGCGTAAACTATATCCCCGTTTTAAACACCTGGCCGACTCGCTGAATGCCATCTATGGTCCGCTTCCCCCCCGGGTCAACCGCCTGCCCAATGTACATGGGGTAGTGATCTCCTCGCATGAAGTGCATGGGGTAGACAGGACCTCGGCTGAGTTCTTTATCCATACGATGAATTTCGAACTCAATCAATTCTATACAGCCCGTAAACTGGCCAATATGGTGCGACAGGCTTATGGCACGCGGTATTACAGCCGCGTCACCTACTCGCTGGTACCACAGCCTGATGGCAGTTCCAAGATCATCTTTGATGTAACGGAATACCCGCTCACCTTTGCCAAACTGGGGCTTCATTACAACCGTTTTACAGGGGTTGGGCTGATCGCTAATATTACTGCCCGCAACTTTTTTACGCCCAATTCAAGAAGTCTTGTATCGGTCAATATCGGAGAAACATTCCGTATAAGGGGCGAACACCTGCAGTACCTCGGCAGGCTCAAGAACGTAGCCGTGATCACGGA encodes:
- a CDS encoding patatin-like phospholipase family protein, whose translation is MKYSFACILLLLTLFSQAQPPTPSARPKIGVTLSGGGAKGLAHIGILKAIDSAGLNVDYITGTSMGSIIGSLYAVGYSADSIEKIASSIDWDLLLSNQSSLRSIFMEEKEEYSKYVIELPWVNHRFRLPSGVLQGQELWLKFSELFFPVYNQKDFSNFSIPFRCIGTDVGTGEAVVMHQGEIISAIRSSMAIPSVFTAVEFNGKKLIDGGLVRNFPVKDVKEMGADFVIGSNVATGLMPSEKVRNALQILLQVAFFREAEDNKKEVAQCDIYVPFKMEKFTMGSFGDSKELMELGIEEGRKLYPRFKHLADSLNAIYGPLPPRVNRLPNVHGVVISSHEVHGVDRTSAEFFIHTMNFELNQFYTARKLANMVRQAYGTRYYSRVTYSLVPQPDGSSKIIFDVTEYPLTFAKLGLHYNRFTGVGLIANITARNFFTPNSRSLVSVNIGETFRIRGEHLQYLGRLKNVAVITDAQYDNFDIGTYSESKQDGLYNLNFFKLGTKLQFSAKRSFTVGAGGRFEWVKYNPKISSETEFKGSKKFFTPFAYLSHNSLDKSIFPKRGVKLDVEAGWVAPQNSRIRFYENGVQIPPDLIPVSDQSFYRSTVNLESYTPLAKRTTVLFSVQAGANFNYSDNVLNEFVIGGLVKTFRNQITFAGLPEGAEYSASTAALQAGLRYQVFNNTYLTGRANVLFNNFVESSSFFAVRDFFSGYALTFSYNFALGPLEISAMYCDQTRKIQSYVNLGIPF